One segment of Paenibacillus rhizovicinus DNA contains the following:
- a CDS encoding N-acetylglucosamine-6-phosphate deacetylase, giving the protein MRKRWTGRRYDTGEPVHIEVEDGLIVAVGEGGASGVTGARAEGDGRAEGVGRTEGDGRAEGDGRAEGDEVDSLASGAEAAGVRGANGSVADDEVWISPGWIDLQVNGFAGFDLNGEATTEQDVDGVARALFARGVTSFCPTVITGSAARIRQAMSAINAACQHDGLLGDAIPGIHLEGPYLSDEDGPRGAHDRAHIRDPDIAEFSDWQRAAGGRIVLCTVAPEKEGAAPFIRQLSEAGVKVSLGHTMASAEQLKEAVSAGASMSTHLGNGAHPVLPRHPNYIWEQLAEDALTAMFIADGHHLGAAALKSMIRAKQGRFILVSDSVKFGGMPPGRYSSEIGQSVELLDNGRLQTAADSRILAGSAQPLVCGIENAMKLAGIGLREAIDAVTKRPAEAMGWSDLGRLQAGARANLTLFRVEANGRIQVMQTVVGGKTVWRDEVALE; this is encoded by the coding sequence ATGCGTAAGCGTTGGACCGGAAGGCGCTATGATACCGGCGAACCGGTGCATATCGAGGTTGAGGATGGTTTGATCGTGGCGGTTGGGGAAGGCGGGGCTAGTGGAGTCACAGGAGCAAGGGCTGAGGGAGACGGAAGAGCCGAGGGAGTCGGAAGAACTGAAGGAGACGGAAGAGCTGAAGGAGACGGAAGAGCTGAAGGAGACGAAGTGGATAGTTTGGCTTCGGGGGCTGAGGCAGCCGGGGTTAGGGGAGCTAATGGATCTGTAGCTGATGACGAGGTCTGGATCTCGCCGGGCTGGATCGACCTGCAGGTGAACGGCTTCGCCGGATTTGATCTGAACGGCGAAGCGACGACGGAGCAGGATGTCGACGGCGTGGCGCGGGCGTTGTTCGCGCGCGGCGTGACGAGCTTCTGCCCGACCGTCATTACGGGCAGCGCGGCGCGGATTCGCCAGGCGATGAGCGCGATCAATGCCGCATGTCAACATGACGGGCTGCTCGGCGATGCGATTCCGGGCATTCATTTGGAAGGGCCGTACTTGTCGGACGAAGACGGGCCGCGCGGTGCGCATGACCGGGCGCATATCCGCGATCCGGATATCGCTGAATTCTCGGATTGGCAGCGGGCAGCCGGGGGGCGTATCGTCCTGTGCACGGTCGCGCCGGAGAAAGAAGGCGCTGCACCGTTCATCCGGCAGCTCAGCGAGGCCGGCGTCAAGGTCAGCCTCGGCCATACGATGGCATCCGCCGAGCAGCTGAAGGAGGCTGTATCCGCCGGCGCGTCGATGTCGACGCATCTGGGCAATGGTGCCCATCCGGTGCTGCCGCGGCATCCGAATTATATTTGGGAGCAGTTGGCGGAGGATGCGTTGACCGCGATGTTCATCGCGGACGGCCATCATCTGGGCGCGGCTGCGCTTAAATCGATGATTCGGGCGAAGCAGGGGCGCTTCATTCTCGTCAGCGACAGCGTCAAGTTCGGCGGCATGCCGCCGGGGCGTTATTCCAGCGAGATCGGGCAGTCGGTCGAGCTGCTGGATAACGGCAGGCTGCAGACAGCAGCCGATTCGCGCATCTTGGCGGGTTCCGCGCAGCCGCTGGTCTGCGGCATCGAGAACGCGATGAAGCTCGCCGGCATCGGCTTGCGGGAAGCCATCGACGCGGTGACGAAGCGTCCCGCGGAAGCGATGGGCTGGTCCGATCTCGGACGCCTGCAGGCCGGCGCGCGAGCGAACTTGACGCTGTTTCGCGTAGAGGCGAACGGTAGAATTCAGGTGATGCAGACGGTTGTCGGCGGGAAGACGGTCTGGCGTGACGAGGTAGCATTGGAGTAG
- a CDS encoding glucosamine-6-phosphate deaminase, with amino-acid sequence MNIHVLDNAEQLGAQAAAQAAEVLREAIGRQGKARLLLSTGSSQFEFFQAFIAQHMDWSKIEMFHLDEYAGLSADHPASFQAYLQERFIRQVQLGSYHLVDGTGDVSATIAALNEAIGEAPIDLAMIGIGENAHIAFNDPPADFDTEEPYILVALDEACKRQQVGEGWFAGLEDVPTHAITMSVRQILKSRVILSCVPHAVKAEAVKRTLERDITPEVPSTMLRTHPNWTLYLDRASAALAGLTVKE; translated from the coding sequence ATGAACATTCACGTACTGGACAATGCGGAGCAACTAGGAGCGCAGGCTGCGGCGCAAGCGGCGGAGGTTTTGCGGGAGGCGATCGGCCGGCAAGGGAAGGCGAGGCTGCTGCTGTCGACGGGCTCGTCCCAGTTCGAATTCTTCCAGGCGTTCATTGCGCAGCATATGGATTGGAGCAAGATCGAGATGTTCCATCTCGATGAATACGCGGGCCTTTCGGCGGACCATCCCGCGAGCTTCCAGGCGTATTTGCAGGAACGTTTCATTCGGCAGGTGCAGCTTGGCAGCTATCATCTTGTCGATGGCACTGGTGACGTGAGCGCGACGATCGCGGCGTTGAACGAGGCGATCGGCGAAGCGCCGATCGATCTGGCCATGATCGGCATTGGAGAGAATGCGCATATTGCGTTTAACGATCCCCCGGCGGATTTCGATACGGAAGAGCCGTATATCTTGGTGGCGCTGGACGAAGCGTGCAAGCGGCAGCAGGTCGGCGAAGGCTGGTTCGCGGGACTGGAGGATGTGCCGACGCATGCGATCACGATGAGCGTGCGGCAGATTTTGAAGAGCCGCGTTATCCTTTCCTGCGTTCCGCATGCGGTAAAGGCGGAAGCGGTGAAGCGGACGCTTGAGCGCGACATTACCCCGGAAGTGCCTTCGACGATGCTGCGCACGCATCCGAACTGGACGCTCTATCTGGATCGCGCATCGGCAGCGCTCGCCGGGCTAACGGTGAAGGAATAG
- a CDS encoding Gfo/Idh/MocA family protein — protein sequence MLNRKRYAFVGAGNRCTYMYAVPMAREYADIAVIVGVFDSNAKRAALLQARIGGHVPVYDDFAVMLDEAKPDVVIVTSIDSTHHTYIVQALFAGCDVISEKPLTIDEDKCALILDAERRTGKRVTVTFNLRYMPFMGRLKEAAAEPTLGTITQVHFEWHLDTKHGADYFRRWHRRKANSGGLLVHKSTHHFDIVNWVLGDEPAEVQAFGATRFYGPTRKERGMRCSGCAYAGSCEFHIDIREGGHKLLYSDCEDVDQYYRDACVFADEIDIEDTVSLTARYAGGAMMSYSLTAYAPYEGFRIVITGTKGRLEAAYTEGAVGPYAGHTIQSIRLFDRHQAVIDIPLGEESGSHGGGDERLLRALLTGESDDRQATSRDGALSCAIGFAANRSIREGRAVRIADLITL from the coding sequence GTGCTGAATAGGAAAAGGTATGCTTTTGTAGGCGCGGGCAATCGGTGCACCTACATGTATGCGGTGCCGATGGCCCGGGAATATGCGGATATTGCGGTTATCGTCGGCGTGTTCGATTCGAACGCCAAACGGGCGGCCTTGCTGCAGGCGCGCATCGGAGGGCATGTGCCGGTCTATGACGATTTTGCCGTGATGCTGGACGAGGCGAAGCCCGATGTCGTGATCGTCACGTCGATCGACAGCACGCATCATACGTACATCGTGCAGGCGCTGTTCGCCGGCTGCGACGTTATTTCGGAGAAGCCGCTCACGATCGACGAAGACAAGTGCGCGCTCATCCTCGATGCGGAACGCCGAACCGGCAAGCGGGTCACGGTGACATTCAATTTGCGGTACATGCCATTCATGGGGCGATTGAAGGAAGCGGCCGCCGAGCCCACGCTCGGGACGATTACGCAGGTGCACTTCGAATGGCATCTGGATACGAAGCACGGGGCCGATTACTTCCGCAGATGGCATCGCCGCAAAGCAAATTCCGGCGGACTGCTCGTCCATAAGTCGACCCATCATTTCGATATCGTGAATTGGGTGCTTGGGGATGAGCCGGCGGAGGTGCAGGCTTTCGGAGCGACTCGGTTCTACGGGCCGACCCGGAAGGAAAGGGGCATGCGCTGCAGCGGGTGCGCTTATGCGGGGAGCTGCGAGTTTCACATCGATATCCGCGAAGGGGGCCATAAGCTGCTCTATTCGGATTGCGAGGACGTGGATCAGTATTATCGGGACGCTTGCGTCTTCGCCGATGAGATCGACATCGAGGATACGGTCAGCTTGACCGCCCGGTACGCAGGCGGCGCGATGATGAGCTACTCGTTGACGGCGTATGCGCCTTATGAGGGCTTTCGCATCGTCATTACCGGCACGAAAGGACGGCTGGAAGCAGCGTATACGGAAGGCGCCGTCGGTCCGTACGCCGGACATACGATTCAATCGATACGGTTGTTCGATCGGCATCAAGCCGTGATCGACATCCCGCTGGGCGAAGAGAGCGGCAGTCACGGGGGCGGCGACGAACGGCTGCTTCGGGCGCTGCTGACGGGCGAGTCCGACGACAGGCAGGCGACGAGCCGCGACGGGGCGCTGTCCTGCGCGATCGGCTTCGCGGCCAACCGGTCGATACGGGAAGGAAGAGCGGTTCGCATCGCGGATCTGATCACACTTTGA
- a CDS encoding GNAT family N-acetyltransferase, with the protein MIRTIRQEEARQSLELTQAAFAVKFTESDIEERVARMNMEQYLGYYADGQLAAQLAILPLGIYVQGIEMAMGGIAHVASYPEMRRQGMVGKLMVQSLAAMRESGQSVSMLNPFAYGFYRKYGWENFSVQSMYALELSAAPKYPDAPGIVKRLQAADWAQAGGVYDQYAARYNGMLLRDEKWWLQHVFKRKLGYLAVYAGADGGQPSGYMLYDIKERTMAIHELVCLDRESRNGLWQFIRNHDSVVSRLRLTAPGDDSLPFALSEPKIEHEVHTNFMFRVVDAAAFLNRYRFAGAEVRLRVRLEDEHAAWNRGLWDIAVGADGNAEAVLVDAEAVEAAGGEAAEREAGNRQATNRVAVGCTIQTFSAMMIGCRRPAQLADQGRLEGSPEAVEAWERAIPRRLSYMTDFF; encoded by the coding sequence ATGATCAGAACGATCAGGCAGGAGGAAGCCCGGCAATCGCTCGAGCTGACGCAGGCTGCGTTCGCCGTCAAGTTCACGGAGAGCGATATCGAGGAACGGGTTGCCCGCATGAACATGGAGCAGTATCTCGGCTATTATGCCGATGGACAGCTGGCCGCTCAGCTGGCGATTCTCCCGCTGGGCATCTACGTGCAGGGGATCGAAATGGCGATGGGCGGCATCGCTCACGTAGCCTCGTACCCGGAAATGCGCAGACAAGGCATGGTGGGCAAGCTGATGGTCCAAAGTCTTGCGGCGATGCGGGAAAGCGGGCAATCCGTCTCGATGCTGAATCCGTTCGCATATGGGTTCTACCGGAAGTATGGGTGGGAGAACTTCTCGGTGCAGAGCATGTACGCGCTGGAGTTGAGCGCCGCTCCTAAGTATCCGGACGCGCCTGGCATCGTGAAACGGCTGCAGGCCGCCGATTGGGCGCAGGCCGGCGGGGTCTATGATCAGTATGCGGCCAGGTATAACGGGATGCTGCTGCGGGACGAGAAATGGTGGCTGCAGCATGTTTTCAAACGGAAACTCGGCTATTTGGCGGTGTATGCCGGCGCGGACGGGGGGCAGCCGAGCGGTTACATGCTGTATGACATCAAAGAGCGGACGATGGCGATCCATGAGCTTGTCTGTCTGGACCGGGAGAGCCGGAACGGCCTCTGGCAGTTCATCCGCAATCATGATTCGGTCGTCTCGCGGCTGCGCCTGACTGCGCCGGGGGACGATTCATTGCCTTTCGCGCTGTCGGAGCCCAAGATCGAGCATGAGGTGCATACGAATTTCATGTTTCGCGTCGTGGATGCGGCGGCGTTCTTGAACCGGTATCGGTTCGCCGGAGCGGAGGTTCGCCTGCGCGTTCGGCTCGAAGACGAGCATGCCGCTTGGAACCGCGGTTTGTGGGACATTGCCGTAGGCGCGGACGGGAATGCGGAAGCGGTGCTTGTTGATGCCGAGGCCGTGGAAGCCGCAGGTGGTGAAGCGGCGGAACGAGAAGCAGGGAATAGACAAGCGACGAATCGTGTTGCAGTCGGCTGCACGATCCAGACTTTTTCGGCGATGATGATCGGATGCCGGAGGCCTGCGCAGCTGGCGGATCAAGGCCGCCTGGAAGGATCGCCGGAGGCGGTTGAGGCGTGGGAGCGGGCGATTCCGCGGCGGCTGTCGTATATGACGGACTTCTTCTAG
- a CDS encoding helix-turn-helix domain-containing protein: protein MNRMVSMLVTPYARIKSPPLFFWLLLSYMTIVALLSSFILYSVFFYRGHVKDEVITYNNLNLTNTSDNYEAKLNLIKNSVLSFSMNDRLAALDKPTFDYTAGGKLIDELQVFLANQSLYLDNMIIYFKKSDVAIEKSRGADADVMFQRYYNSSDYSYDYWKTQFDRPYVSRILPASAFSEYDYSNRQLSSSKLLPIVIKNKTNPSILIIAFADAQRMYNDFHQSITDDFYILDNAHRSYFASAGGGLEDIPAFDGQSRFVKEGSNYYFYKKGPSSGLTYVNVIPNDNISQMQWNINFVMLLALAVVLSLLASFLFSLRLRLPVKQLVKAIQLLTTGSPWRKHSAIKEFAIIQEKVRHLLDSNMDISHHLEEKNSLLRHYAYINQLKNIRTNAGHLKDLIKSNQPYRVVLFKLTFRPMLLEEIGDEERAALFIRDYINNILTEQYPESLTLQLECDQLLSVIYSDEAASSLDTTLEGVKTVLELDRSYCFSTMAVSSRYEHPDDFKHSFEQAKSMLQLRKFNGTNQVLREISDAKLTNYYLMPAQEEELNACLTNGNEPQVMQFVKRELAALRKKDATEHEASSFADYLVDRTKRAFIVNQLDGELLRTMQAQLQHCHAFEELEQLFAEWLPRLMDLIRSKKEKKDHITSFVFDYLEQHYAHDITLDMMADKLNITRSYLSTYFKEKTGTYFVDYVNLIRVGRAKELLSRSDVKIQDAAARVGYQNINSFNRMFKKFTGVTPSEFRKVERA from the coding sequence ATGAATCGAATGGTATCCATGCTCGTAACTCCCTATGCCCGCATCAAGTCGCCGCCGCTGTTCTTCTGGCTGCTGCTCAGCTACATGACCATCGTGGCTCTGCTGAGTTCATTCATTCTGTACTCGGTCTTCTTCTATCGCGGCCACGTCAAAGACGAAGTCATCACCTACAACAACCTCAACTTGACCAACACCAGCGACAATTACGAGGCCAAACTCAATCTGATCAAGAACTCCGTCCTCTCCTTTTCCATGAACGACCGCCTCGCCGCGCTCGACAAGCCGACGTTCGATTATACGGCCGGCGGCAAGCTCATCGACGAACTGCAGGTTTTCCTCGCCAATCAATCGCTGTACCTCGACAATATGATCATCTATTTCAAGAAGAGCGACGTCGCCATCGAGAAGTCCCGCGGCGCCGACGCCGACGTCATGTTCCAGCGCTATTACAACAGCTCCGACTATTCCTACGATTATTGGAAAACGCAGTTCGACCGCCCGTACGTAAGCCGCATCCTGCCGGCGTCCGCTTTCTCGGAATACGACTATTCGAACAGGCAGCTCAGCTCCAGCAAGCTGCTGCCGATCGTCATTAAGAACAAGACCAATCCGTCCATTCTCATCATCGCCTTTGCCGATGCGCAGCGGATGTACAACGATTTTCACCAATCGATCACCGACGATTTCTACATTCTGGATAACGCGCACCGGTCTTATTTCGCCAGTGCCGGAGGCGGTCTGGAGGACATCCCCGCCTTCGACGGACAGTCTCGTTTCGTGAAAGAAGGCAGCAATTATTACTTCTATAAGAAAGGCCCGTCGAGCGGACTTACCTACGTCAACGTCATTCCGAACGACAATATCTCGCAGATGCAATGGAACATCAACTTCGTCATGCTGCTCGCGCTTGCCGTGGTTCTCAGCCTCTTGGCCTCCTTCTTGTTCAGCCTGCGGCTTCGTCTCCCGGTAAAACAGCTCGTGAAAGCGATCCAGCTGCTGACAACCGGTTCCCCTTGGCGGAAGCACAGTGCAATCAAGGAATTTGCGATCATACAGGAGAAGGTACGCCATCTGCTCGATTCCAATATGGACATCAGCCACCATTTGGAGGAGAAGAACTCCCTGCTGCGCCACTATGCGTACATCAACCAGCTGAAGAACATCCGAACCAATGCCGGTCATCTCAAAGATCTGATCAAGAGCAACCAGCCGTACAGGGTCGTGCTGTTCAAGCTGACGTTCAGGCCGATGCTGCTGGAAGAAATCGGCGACGAGGAACGCGCGGCTTTGTTTATCCGGGACTATATCAACAATATTTTGACCGAGCAGTACCCGGAATCGCTGACGCTCCAGTTGGAATGCGATCAGCTGCTCTCCGTCATCTATTCCGACGAAGCCGCGTCCAGTCTGGACACAACGCTCGAAGGGGTCAAAACCGTGCTGGAGCTCGACCGTTCCTATTGCTTCTCGACCATGGCAGTCAGCAGCCGTTACGAGCATCCCGACGACTTCAAGCATTCGTTCGAACAGGCAAAGTCGATGCTGCAGCTCCGTAAGTTCAACGGCACGAACCAAGTGCTGCGGGAGATTTCCGATGCGAAGCTGACGAATTATTATTTGATGCCCGCCCAGGAGGAAGAGCTTAACGCCTGCCTGACCAACGGCAACGAGCCGCAAGTGATGCAGTTCGTGAAACGCGAGCTTGCGGCGCTGCGCAAGAAGGATGCGACCGAGCATGAGGCAAGTAGCTTCGCGGACTATCTCGTTGACCGGACCAAGCGGGCTTTTATCGTCAATCAGCTTGACGGCGAGCTGCTTCGGACGATGCAGGCGCAGCTCCAACACTGTCATGCCTTTGAGGAATTGGAGCAATTGTTCGCGGAATGGCTGCCGCGGCTGATGGATCTGATCCGAAGCAAGAAGGAGAAGAAGGATCACATTACGAGCTTCGTCTTCGACTACTTGGAGCAGCACTATGCCCATGACATTACGCTGGACATGATGGCCGACAAGCTGAACATTACGCGCAGCTATCTCTCGACGTACTTCAAGGAAAAGACGGGCACGTACTTCGTCGATTACGTTAATTTAATCCGGGTAGGCCGGGCGAAGGAGCTGCTCTCCCGCTCGGACGTCAAGATTCAAGACGCCGCCGCCCGGGTCGGCTACCAGAACATTAATTCGTTCAACCGGATGTTCAAGAAATTCACCGGCGTGACGCCAAGTGAGTTTCGTAAGGTCGAGCGGGCGTAG
- a CDS encoding PLP-dependent cysteine synthase family protein, translating to MSDQRQQLLSGVHQAIGHTPMVHLSRITAGLDGAIYAKLEYLNPGFSKKDRIALQIIEEAEQDGSLQPGQPVVELTSGNTGTGLAIVCAVKGYPFIAVMSKGNSYERARMMRALGAEVVLVDQAPGPVPGQVSGESLALVEAEAQRLVREQGAFRADQFERLGNTHAHEHHTAMEIWAQTKGEIDVFVDFAGSGGTFAGCAKALKRCNPAIRCYVVEPESAPYLAGQPVTNPNHRIQGGGYSMKLPLLDREDVTDYLTVSDEEAIAAARELARKEGIFAGFSSGANIAAAMRLLRERERGARIALTINDSGLKYLSTDLFD from the coding sequence ATGAGCGATCAACGGCAGCAGCTGCTAAGCGGCGTCCATCAAGCGATCGGCCATACGCCGATGGTCCATCTATCGCGAATTACAGCCGGTTTGGACGGTGCGATCTATGCCAAGCTGGAGTACCTGAATCCAGGCTTCAGCAAGAAGGACCGCATCGCCTTGCAAATCATCGAGGAAGCGGAACAGGACGGGAGCCTGCAGCCGGGCCAGCCGGTGGTCGAGCTTACGAGCGGCAATACGGGCACCGGTCTGGCCATCGTCTGCGCGGTGAAAGGCTATCCGTTCATTGCCGTCATGTCCAAAGGGAATTCGTATGAACGGGCCCGCATGATGAGGGCGCTCGGCGCCGAGGTCGTGCTCGTGGATCAGGCGCCGGGCCCGGTTCCCGGCCAGGTGTCGGGCGAGAGTCTCGCGCTCGTGGAAGCGGAAGCGCAGCGGCTCGTCCGCGAGCAAGGAGCCTTCCGCGCCGATCAGTTCGAGCGGCTTGGCAATACGCACGCGCATGAGCATCACACGGCGATGGAGATATGGGCGCAAACAAAAGGCGAGATCGACGTCTTCGTCGATTTCGCCGGAAGCGGCGGCACGTTCGCAGGCTGCGCCAAGGCGTTGAAACGCTGCAATCCCGCCATCCGCTGCTATGTCGTTGAGCCCGAGTCGGCTCCGTATCTCGCGGGGCAGCCGGTTACGAATCCGAATCACCGCATCCAGGGCGGCGGGTACAGCATGAAGCTGCCGCTGCTGGACAGGGAAGACGTCACCGATTATCTGACCGTATCGGATGAGGAAGCGATTGCGGCAGCAAGGGAGCTGGCCCGCAAGGAAGGCATTTTCGCCGGCTTCTCATCGGGCGCGAACATCGCCGCGGCAATGAGGCTGCTGCGCGAGCGGGAACGCGGTGCCCGGATCGCGCTCACTATTAATGATTCGGGGCTCAAGTATTTGAGCACCGACTTGTTCGATTGA
- a CDS encoding alpha/beta hydrolase family protein, with the protein MRTISMQEEQAIRRRELSYIDDYPDLERYHRQPFRGYLDRLNADYLVKRKTALRQVNGKTEALAYQQQVREAVRASIGPLPEDAGGSAHVTGTLDQGRYLIDKVRIETTPGLFASGNFYYPKISAGPLPGLLLLCGHSNEGKAYDAYVSFCVEAVLNGFCVLTFDPIGQGERRLPQAGGSAETGTGSGSGEWLDPVEAHCFLDQKLSLLGEHLGAYMMRDNIAALTYLLARPEVDAERVGVTGNSGGGTMSAYMGAYDDRVKAVAPCCYITELRSMLYRIMAQDAEQCLPGFMQRGLDHGDLVTAAAPRPYHIGSAMFDFFPIDGVRDAFIEAKKLYRLLDAEEQVELHTVMKGHGFWQDMREEVLRFFCRAFQVAFVPEKDIDYERLPSEAELLCGPAGDGASALGTAGNTPGGSLLELIRERLEALPDKPKQEDVRERLRSLLQLQPEEESQGDRAHGGDIQAGSGKLKGAPLQQAQIGRLGKHPQQQAQAAPLEPDGNGGIAYESEEGMIITGTLRRFTDSKELQRICLAIGGMEDAALQQFREDGYDAVAVVHPRGTGPSALTPDCTFGLFDPEMASGYNVRMLGRSLQGMRVADALAAIGSLQRTPGWERAEVTLYGQEEHALTALYAAVLSRVHGLHAEGLLASFRAFAEAEEHRYEAGIIVPGLLLAFDIHELQEAVESGKVIVKNWLDPMKRPAIPRHGGS; encoded by the coding sequence ATGCGTACAATCTCCATGCAGGAAGAGCAGGCGATTCGGAGGCGGGAGCTGTCTTATATCGACGACTATCCCGATCTTGAACGGTACCATCGGCAGCCGTTCCGCGGCTATCTCGATCGGCTGAACGCCGATTATTTGGTCAAGCGGAAGACCGCGCTTCGGCAGGTGAATGGCAAAACGGAGGCGCTGGCGTACCAGCAGCAGGTACGGGAAGCGGTTCGCGCGTCCATCGGCCCGCTGCCGGAAGACGCCGGAGGCAGCGCGCATGTGACGGGAACGCTGGACCAAGGCCGCTATCTCATCGATAAGGTGCGTATCGAAACGACTCCCGGGCTGTTCGCGTCGGGGAACTTCTATTACCCGAAGATAAGTGCCGGCCCGCTGCCCGGGCTGCTGCTGCTGTGCGGCCATTCCAACGAGGGAAAAGCGTACGATGCGTACGTTTCGTTCTGCGTCGAAGCGGTCTTGAACGGCTTCTGCGTGCTTACGTTCGATCCGATCGGACAGGGCGAGCGGCGGCTGCCTCAAGCGGGAGGAAGCGCCGAAACCGGCACTGGTTCCGGTTCCGGGGAATGGCTGGATCCGGTCGAAGCGCACTGTTTCCTGGATCAGAAGCTGAGCTTGCTCGGCGAGCATCTCGGCGCCTACATGATGCGCGACAATATCGCCGCGCTGACGTATCTGCTGGCACGGCCGGAGGTGGACGCCGAGCGCGTCGGCGTGACCGGCAATTCCGGCGGCGGCACGATGTCGGCGTATATGGGGGCATATGACGACCGGGTGAAGGCAGTCGCTCCATGCTGTTATATCACGGAGCTGCGTTCCATGCTTTACCGCATCATGGCGCAGGACGCGGAGCAGTGCCTGCCCGGTTTCATGCAGCGCGGCCTCGATCACGGCGATCTCGTGACGGCGGCAGCGCCGAGGCCCTATCACATCGGCAGCGCGATGTTCGACTTCTTCCCGATCGACGGCGTGCGCGATGCGTTCATCGAGGCGAAGAAGCTGTACCGGCTTCTTGATGCGGAGGAACAGGTGGAGCTCCATACGGTGATGAAGGGACACGGCTTCTGGCAGGATATGCGGGAAGAGGTGCTTCGCTTCTTCTGTCGCGCTTTTCAAGTCGCGTTCGTGCCGGAGAAAGACATCGATTACGAGCGTTTGCCTTCGGAAGCGGAATTGCTGTGCGGTCCGGCGGGCGACGGAGCTTCGGCATTGGGCACCGCGGGCAACACTCCGGGCGGATCGCTCCTGGAGCTTATCCGGGAGCGGCTGGAGGCGCTCCCCGATAAGCCGAAGCAGGAGGATGTCCGGGAACGACTGCGGTCGTTGCTGCAGCTTCAGCCGGAGGAGGAGTCGCAGGGAGATCGGGCGCATGGCGGGGACATTCAGGCAGGAAGCGGGAAGCTTAAGGGCGCGCCGCTGCAGCAGGCGCAGATCGGGAGATTGGGGAAGCATCCGCAGCAGCAGGCACAGGCCGCACCGCTGGAGCCTGATGGCAATGGCGGCATCGCTTATGAGAGCGAAGAAGGCATGATCATTACGGGGACGCTTCGCCGGTTCACGGACAGCAAGGAACTGCAGCGCATTTGTCTTGCCATCGGCGGCATGGAAGACGCGGCGCTTCAACAATTCCGGGAGGACGGCTATGATGCCGTGGCGGTCGTTCATCCGCGCGGAACCGGTCCGTCGGCGCTTACGCCGGACTGCACCTTCGGCCTGTTCGATCCGGAGATGGCCAGCGGCTATAATGTCCGGATGCTGGGCCGGTCGCTGCAGGGAATGCGGGTGGCGGATGCGCTGGCCGCCATCGGCAGCCTACAGCGAACGCCAGGCTGGGAGCGGGCGGAAGTGACGCTTTACGGGCAGGAAGAACATGCCTTGACCGCGTTGTATGCAGCCGTGCTGAGCAGGGTTCATGGCTTGCATGCGGAGGGCCTGCTCGCAAGCTTCCGTGCTTTTGCGGAGGCGGAGGAGCATCGGTACGAGGCGGGCATTATCGTTCCCGGGCTGCTGCTGGCCTTCGATATTCACGAGCTGCAGGAGGCGGTAGAGTCGGGGAAGGTCATCGTCAAGAACTGGCTGGACCCGATGAAACGGCCTGCGATTCCGCGGCATGGAGGTTCGTAA